In a single window of the Papaver somniferum cultivar HN1 chromosome 8, ASM357369v1, whole genome shotgun sequence genome:
- the LOC113303188 gene encoding sucrose synthase 7-like isoform X1 translates to MASSAFKRSDSIADSMPEALRQSRYHMKRCFARYIAKGKRLMKLQNLMDEMEKSIEDKLERTQVLEGLLGYILCSTQEAAVVPPYVAFAVRPNPGFWEFVKVNSDDLAVEGITAGEFLKFKEMIFDEKWAKNESALEVDFGALDFSMSTVTLSSSIGNGVHYVSKFMSSKLSGNSEAAKPLLDYLIALNHQGEKLMINENLNTVTKLETALVVAEVFVSALPSETPYHKFEQRFLEWGFEKGWGETAETVKETMESLSEILQAPDPVNMEKFFSRVPTIFNIVIFSPHGYFGQADVLGLPDTGGQVVYILDQVRAMEEELLFRIKRQGLTVKPQIVVVTRLIPDAKGTKCNQELEPILDTKHSHILRVPFRTENGVVRQWISRFDIYPYLERFTQDATAKILDHLEGKPDLIIGNYTDGNLVASLMASKLGITQGTIAHALEKTKYEDSDVKWKELDPKYHFSCQFTADMIAMNSTDFIITSTYQEIAGSKERPGQYEKHTAFTMPGLCRVVSGINVFDPKFNIAAPGADQSVYFPYTQKQKRLAAFHPAIQELLFSVEENSEHIGFLADKKKPIIFSMARLDTVKNITGLTEWYGKNKRLRNLVNLVIVAGFFDPTKSKDREEIAEIKKMHSIIEKYQLKGQVRWIAAQNDRVRNGELYRCIADTKGAFVQPALYEAFGLTVIEAMNCGLVTIATNQGGPAEIIVDGVSGIHIDPNNGDESSNKIADFFEKCKEDPEYWNRMSTAGLKRIYECYTWKIYANKVLNMGSMYGFWKQLNKDQKQAKQRYLQMFYNLQFKNLAKNVTIASNVPQLPLAATPEIKALPPARRTQSLYQRHEDEEVKRVEESTKKVGQTKMVEEIKKVSSLSTVRGNRSSSNWLVCVVFLSGFILYHYLVKKLNYYV, encoded by the exons ATGGCTTCATCTGCATTTAAACGATCGGATTCTATAGCTGATAGTATGCCGGAGGCTTTGAGGCAGAGTCGGTATCATATGAAACGATGTTTTGCTAG ATATATTGCAAAGGGGAAAAGGCTAATGAAACTGCAAAACTTGATGGATGAAATGGAGAAATCTATAGAGGATAAGCTTGAACGGACACAAGTTTTGGAAGGCCTACTTGGTTACATACTTTGTTCAACTCAG GAGGCAGCCGTCGTTCCTCCATATGTCGCGTTTGCAGTTAGACCGAACCCAGGTTTCTGGGAATTCGTTAAAGTTAATTCTGATGATCTAGCTGTAGAGGGAATAACCGCTGGAGAGTTTCTGAAATTCAAGGAAATGATATTCGACGAGAAATG GGCGAAAAATGAAAGTGCATTGGAAGTGGATTTTGGAGCATTGGATTTCTCAATGTCCACTGTGACCTTATCATCTTCAATTGGAAATGGAGTCCATTATGTCTCTAAGTTCATGTCATCAAAACTGAGTGGGAATTCTGAGGCAGCAAAGCCTTTGCTAGACTACTTGATTGCTCTTAATCATCAAGGAGAG AAACTAATGATCAACGAGAATCTCAATACCGTAACCAAGCTCGAGACTGCGTTGGTCGTAGCTGAAGTATTTGTTTCTGCACTCCCCAGTGAAACTCCTTATCATAAATTCGAACAAAG GTTTCTCGAGTGGGGTTTCGAGAAAGGCTGGGGTGAAACCGCAGAAACTGTTAAAGAGACAATGGAATCACTTTCAGAGATCCTACAAGCACCAGACCCTGTAAACATGGAGAAGTTCTTCAGCAGGGTTCCTACAATATTCAACATTGTAATCTTCTCTCCCCATGGATATTTTGGACAAGCTGACGTTCTTGGCTTGCCTGATACTGGTGGACAG GTTGTCTACATTTTGGACCAAGTTAGAGCAATGGAAGAGGAACTGCTCTTTAGAATCAAAAGGCAAGGATTGACTGTGAAGCCCCAAATTGTTGTG GTGACAAGATTAATACCAGATGCTAAAGGAACCAAATGCAACCAAGAGTTGGAACCAATTCTTGATACCAAACATTCTCACATCCTCCGTGTTCCATTTAGAACAGAAAATGGAGTTGTAAGGCAATGGATTTCCCGTTTTGATATCTATCCTTACCTTGAAAGATTTACTCAG GATGCAACTGCCAAGATCCTTGACCACTTGGAAGGAAAACCAGACCTCATAATCGGGAACTACACTGACGGAAACCTAGTAGCATCTTTAATGGCAAGCAAGCTAGGGATAACTCAG GGAACTATTGCACATGCTCTAGAAAAAACCAAGTATGAAGACTCTGATGTGAAATGGAAAGAACTCGACCCGAAGTATCATTTTTCATGCCAATTCACAGCAGACATGATTGCAATGAATAGCACGGATTTTATCATCACAAGCACATATCAAGAAATTGCAGGAAG CAAGGAAAGGCCAGGACAATATGAAAAACATACTGCATTCACAATGCCAGGGCTTTGCCGAGTAGTTTCTGGCATTAATGTATTTGATCCCAAGTTCAACATTGCTGCTCCTGGGGCTGATCAATCCGTCTATTTTCCCTATACACAAAAACAAAAGAGGCTTGCGGCATTCCATCCAGCCATCCAAGAACTGCTTTTCAGCGTAGAAGAAAACAGCGAACACAT TGGATTTCTTGCAGACAAGAAAAAACCCATCATATTTTCGATGGCTAGACTCGACACAGTGAAGAACATTACAGGACTAACCGAATGGTATGGAAAGAACAAGAGATTGAGGAATTTGGTTAACTTGGTCATTGTTGCTGGATTCTTCGACCCTACGAAATCCAAGGACAGAGAAGAAATTGCTGAAATAAAGAAGATGCATTCTATCATCGAGAAGTATCAACTGAAAGGTCAAGTGAGATGGATAGCGGCTCAGAATGATAGAGTCCGCAATGGCGAGCTTTACCGTTGTATTGCTGACACAAAGGGAGCCTTTGTACAACCTGCCCTGTATGAAGCATTTGGACTTACAGTTATTGAAGCAATGAACTGTGGATTAGTAACAATTGCGACTAACCAAGGAGGGCCTGCTGAAATCATTGTCGATGGAGTGTCAGGAATCCATATTGATCCCAATAATGGAGATGAGTCGAGCAATAAGATAGCTGATTTCTTTGAGAAATGTAAAGAGGATCCTGAATACTGGAATAGGATGTCCACAGCAGGTCTCAAACGGATATACGAATG CTATACATGGAAAATTTACGCAAACAAAGTGTTGAACATGGGATCAATGTATGGATTCTGGAAGCAATTGAATAAGGATCAAAAGCAAGCAAAACAAAGATACCTTCAGATGTTTTACAATCTCCAATTCAAGAATTTG GCAAAGAATGTAACCATTGCAAGCAACGTGCCTCAACTGCCACTAGCTGCAACACCAGAAATAAAAGCTCTTCCACCAGCCAG GAGAACACAATCGCTATACCAGAG GCACGaagatgaagaagtaaaaagagtgGAAGAGTCTACTAAAAAGGTTGGACAGACAAAGATGGTTGAAGAGATTAAGAAGGTCAGCTCGTTAAGCACTGTCCGTGGAAATCGTTCGTCTTCAAACTGGTTGGTGTGTGTCGTGTTTCTTAGTGGTTTTATTCTTTACCATTACCTCGTAAAGAAGTTGAATTATTACGTATAG
- the LOC113303189 gene encoding protein SET DOMAIN GROUP 40-like translates to MGEEEESVGKFLKWATKLGITDAPLDTLDSEIQTVSSCLGKSLFVSEFPDAGGRGLGATRDLRKHELILRVPKSALMTSETLMLKDRKLSLSIKRYPHLSSTQILSVCLLAEMSKAKGSWWYPYLKQLPRQYETLSTFSHFEIQALQVDDAIWAAERAVSKAEMEWNEAIPLMRELELRPQLLTFKSWLWSSETVSSRTLHIPWDSAGCFCPVGDLFNYAAPGMESYSSEEIASWTQTSTSDSSSLEKSASDEELEVEHIDGDSLRLTDAGYEEQVEAYCFYARRRYRKGEQVLLGYGTYTNLELLEHYGFLLNANPNEKVFIQMEQNINFNSWPKDSIYIQHDGKPSFALLSALRLWVTPPNDRKSVGHLAYSGKQLSAKNEISVMKWLRKKCEALLEKLPSSIETDGLLLTFIEKMQNHPSIQEVKKMISACEVEIGNFFESTNSQTFDEVGKFHLSSKARGSIERWKLAVQWRLRYKQILFRCFSFCSEVIYFLSAQQASGGL, encoded by the exons atgggagaggaagaagaaagcgtGGGGAAGTTTTTGAAGTGGGCAACAAAACTAGGTATCACAGATGCACCATTAGATACTTTggattctgaaattcaaacagtATCATCATGTTTGGGCAAATCTCTTTTCGTTTCAGAGTTTCCAGATGCTGGAGG AAGAGGTTTAGGAGCCACTCGTGATCTTCGGAAGCATGAACTTATTCTTAGAGTTCCTAAATCTGCTTTAATGACTAGTGAAACTCTTATGCTCAAGGATCGGAAACTTTCTCTTTCTATCAAAAGATATCCCCATCTTTCATCCACTCAG ATTTTGAGTGTGTGTTTATTAGCTGAAATGAGTAAAGCAAAGGGTTCTTGGTGGTACCCTTACTTAAAGCAACTTCCTCGCCAATATGAAACGTTATCGACCTTCTCTCATTTTGAAATTCAAGCTCTACAG GTTGATGATGCAATCTGGGCTGCAGAGAGGGCTGTATCTAAGGCTGAAATGGAATGGAACGAAGCAATCCCTCTTATGCGAGAGCTTGAGCTCAGGCCTCAACTATTAACATTTAAGTCTTGGCTTTGGTCATCGGAAACA GTATCCTCGCGTACATTGCATATACCATGGGATAGTGCTGGATGTTTTTGCCCCGTCGGTGACTTATTTAATTATGCTGCTCCTGGAATGGAGTCCTATTCCTCTGAAGAGATAGCAAGTTGGACACAAACATCTACCTCGGATAGCAGCTCATTAGAAAAAAGTGCAAGTGACGAGGAGTTGGAAGTTGAGCACATCGATGGAGATTCACTGAGGTTGACAGATGCAGGTTATGAGGAACAGGTTGAGGCATATTGCTTCTATGCTAGGAGGAGATATAGAAAAGGAGAGCAG GTTCTTTTGGGGTACGGAACATACACCAATCTGGAGCTCCTTGAGCACTATGGGTTTCTTCTGAATGCAAATCCAAATGAAAAGGTTTTCATTCAAATGGAACAAAATATCAACTTCAACTCATGGCCGAAGGACTCTATATATATCCAGCACGACGGGAAACCATCTTTTGCACTATTATCTGCTCTGCGTTTGTGGGTTACCCCACCAAACGATCGAAAATCTGTTGGACATCTTGCTTATTCTGGGAAACAATTATCAGCTAAGAATGAGATATCCGTCATGAAATGGCTGAGAAAGAAATGTGAAGCTCTCCTAGAAAAGTTGCCAAGTTCGATAGAAACGGATGGTTTGCTTCTAACTTTCATTGAGAAAATGCAAAACCATCCTTCTATTCAAGAAGTTAAAAAGATGATCTCAGCTTGTGAAGTTGAGATTGGGAATTTCTTTGAATCAACCAACTCACAGACGTTTGACGAAGTGGGCAAGTTTCATTTGTCGAGTAAGGCTAGAGGGTCAATTGAGAGATGGAAATTGGCAGTTCAGTGGAGGCTTAGGTATAAGCAAATCCTTTTTCGTTGTTTTTCATTTTGCAGTGAagttatttattttctttctgcTCAGCAAGCCTCCGGTGGCCTATGA
- the LOC113303188 gene encoding sucrose synthase 7-like isoform X2 — protein sequence MASSAFKRSDSIADSMPEALRQSRYHMKRCFARYIAKGKRLMKLQNLMDEMEKSIEDKLERTQVLEGLLGYILCSTQEAAVVPPYVAFAVRPNPGFWEFVKVNSDDLAVEGITAGEFLKFKEMIFDEKWAKNESALEVDFGALDFSMSTVTLSSSIGNGVHYVSKFMSSKLSGNSEAAKPLLDYLIALNHQGEKLMINENLNTVTKLETALVVAEVFVSALPSETPYHKFEQRFLEWGFEKGWGETAETVKETMESLSEILQAPDPVNMEKFFSRVPTIFNIVIFSPHGYFGQADVLGLPDTGGQVVYILDQVRAMEEELLFRIKRQGLTVKPQIVVVTRLIPDAKGTKCNQELEPILDTKHSHILRVPFRTENGVVRQWISRFDIYPYLERFTQDATAKILDHLEGKPDLIIGNYTDGNLVASLMASKLGITQGTIAHALEKTKYEDSDVKWKELDPKYHFSCQFTADMIAMNSTDFIITSTYQEIAGSKERPGQYEKHTAFTMPGLCRVVSGINVFDPKFNIAAPGADQSVYFPYTQKQKRLAAFHPAIQELLFSVEENSEHIGFLADKKKPIIFSMARLDTVKNITGLTEWYGKNKRLRNLVNLVIVAGFFDPTKSKDREEIAEIKKMHSIIEKYQLKGQVRWIAAQNDRVRNGELYRCIADTKGAFVQPALYEAFGLTVIEAMNCGLVTIATNQGGPAEIIVDGVSGIHIDPNNGDESSNKIADFFEKCKEDPEYWNRMSTAGLKRIYECYTWKIYANKVLNMGSMYGFWKQLNKDQKQAKQRYLQMFYNLQFKNLAKNVTIASNVPQLPLAATPEIKALPPARRTQSLYQRMFG from the exons ATGGCTTCATCTGCATTTAAACGATCGGATTCTATAGCTGATAGTATGCCGGAGGCTTTGAGGCAGAGTCGGTATCATATGAAACGATGTTTTGCTAG ATATATTGCAAAGGGGAAAAGGCTAATGAAACTGCAAAACTTGATGGATGAAATGGAGAAATCTATAGAGGATAAGCTTGAACGGACACAAGTTTTGGAAGGCCTACTTGGTTACATACTTTGTTCAACTCAG GAGGCAGCCGTCGTTCCTCCATATGTCGCGTTTGCAGTTAGACCGAACCCAGGTTTCTGGGAATTCGTTAAAGTTAATTCTGATGATCTAGCTGTAGAGGGAATAACCGCTGGAGAGTTTCTGAAATTCAAGGAAATGATATTCGACGAGAAATG GGCGAAAAATGAAAGTGCATTGGAAGTGGATTTTGGAGCATTGGATTTCTCAATGTCCACTGTGACCTTATCATCTTCAATTGGAAATGGAGTCCATTATGTCTCTAAGTTCATGTCATCAAAACTGAGTGGGAATTCTGAGGCAGCAAAGCCTTTGCTAGACTACTTGATTGCTCTTAATCATCAAGGAGAG AAACTAATGATCAACGAGAATCTCAATACCGTAACCAAGCTCGAGACTGCGTTGGTCGTAGCTGAAGTATTTGTTTCTGCACTCCCCAGTGAAACTCCTTATCATAAATTCGAACAAAG GTTTCTCGAGTGGGGTTTCGAGAAAGGCTGGGGTGAAACCGCAGAAACTGTTAAAGAGACAATGGAATCACTTTCAGAGATCCTACAAGCACCAGACCCTGTAAACATGGAGAAGTTCTTCAGCAGGGTTCCTACAATATTCAACATTGTAATCTTCTCTCCCCATGGATATTTTGGACAAGCTGACGTTCTTGGCTTGCCTGATACTGGTGGACAG GTTGTCTACATTTTGGACCAAGTTAGAGCAATGGAAGAGGAACTGCTCTTTAGAATCAAAAGGCAAGGATTGACTGTGAAGCCCCAAATTGTTGTG GTGACAAGATTAATACCAGATGCTAAAGGAACCAAATGCAACCAAGAGTTGGAACCAATTCTTGATACCAAACATTCTCACATCCTCCGTGTTCCATTTAGAACAGAAAATGGAGTTGTAAGGCAATGGATTTCCCGTTTTGATATCTATCCTTACCTTGAAAGATTTACTCAG GATGCAACTGCCAAGATCCTTGACCACTTGGAAGGAAAACCAGACCTCATAATCGGGAACTACACTGACGGAAACCTAGTAGCATCTTTAATGGCAAGCAAGCTAGGGATAACTCAG GGAACTATTGCACATGCTCTAGAAAAAACCAAGTATGAAGACTCTGATGTGAAATGGAAAGAACTCGACCCGAAGTATCATTTTTCATGCCAATTCACAGCAGACATGATTGCAATGAATAGCACGGATTTTATCATCACAAGCACATATCAAGAAATTGCAGGAAG CAAGGAAAGGCCAGGACAATATGAAAAACATACTGCATTCACAATGCCAGGGCTTTGCCGAGTAGTTTCTGGCATTAATGTATTTGATCCCAAGTTCAACATTGCTGCTCCTGGGGCTGATCAATCCGTCTATTTTCCCTATACACAAAAACAAAAGAGGCTTGCGGCATTCCATCCAGCCATCCAAGAACTGCTTTTCAGCGTAGAAGAAAACAGCGAACACAT TGGATTTCTTGCAGACAAGAAAAAACCCATCATATTTTCGATGGCTAGACTCGACACAGTGAAGAACATTACAGGACTAACCGAATGGTATGGAAAGAACAAGAGATTGAGGAATTTGGTTAACTTGGTCATTGTTGCTGGATTCTTCGACCCTACGAAATCCAAGGACAGAGAAGAAATTGCTGAAATAAAGAAGATGCATTCTATCATCGAGAAGTATCAACTGAAAGGTCAAGTGAGATGGATAGCGGCTCAGAATGATAGAGTCCGCAATGGCGAGCTTTACCGTTGTATTGCTGACACAAAGGGAGCCTTTGTACAACCTGCCCTGTATGAAGCATTTGGACTTACAGTTATTGAAGCAATGAACTGTGGATTAGTAACAATTGCGACTAACCAAGGAGGGCCTGCTGAAATCATTGTCGATGGAGTGTCAGGAATCCATATTGATCCCAATAATGGAGATGAGTCGAGCAATAAGATAGCTGATTTCTTTGAGAAATGTAAAGAGGATCCTGAATACTGGAATAGGATGTCCACAGCAGGTCTCAAACGGATATACGAATG CTATACATGGAAAATTTACGCAAACAAAGTGTTGAACATGGGATCAATGTATGGATTCTGGAAGCAATTGAATAAGGATCAAAAGCAAGCAAAACAAAGATACCTTCAGATGTTTTACAATCTCCAATTCAAGAATTTG GCAAAGAATGTAACCATTGCAAGCAACGTGCCTCAACTGCCACTAGCTGCAACACCAGAAATAAAAGCTCTTCCACCAGCCAG GAGAACACAATCGCTATACCAGAG GATGTTCGGTTAG